In Populus trichocarpa isolate Nisqually-1 chromosome 7, P.trichocarpa_v4.1, whole genome shotgun sequence, the following proteins share a genomic window:
- the LOC7480169 gene encoding NAC domain-containing protein 37 isoform X2, whose protein sequence is MKNLDKQTKWSGPVSALMRHTLCSSKSALKTSSTVVMMESMESCVPPGFRFHPTDEELVGYYLRKKVASQKIDLDVIREIDLYRIEPWDLQERCRIGYEEQNEWYFFSHKDKKYPTGTRTNRATMAGFWKATGRDKSVYDKTKLIGMRKTLVFYKGRAPNGQKTDWIMHEYRLESDENGPPQEEGWVVCRAFKKRTTGQNKSIEGWDSSYFYEESSGVSSVVDPMDYITRQPQNFLAQNFLCKQEIEGDNLSFMHSENFVQLPQLESPSLPLIKRPSSSVSLISENNNSNNEVEEQNRMLSNNNTQKVTDWRALDKFVASQLSQEDRYDGDGVSSFVGAENNSSDMSLLLLQSGRDEGNNKFNGFLSSSPDCDIGICIFEK, encoded by the exons ATGAAAAATCTTGACAAGCAGACAAAATGGTCAGGCCCCGTTTCTGCATTAATGAGACACACACTCTGCAGCAGCAAGAGCGCCCTTAAGa CATCATCAACGGTTGTTATGATGGAGTCAATGGAGTCGTGTGTCCCACCTGGATTCAGGTTTCATCCGACCGATGAAGAGCTTGTTGGCTATTATCTAAGGAAAAAAGTTGCATCGCAAAAGATCGATCTTGATGTTATTAGAGAAATCGATCTTTACAGAATTGAACCATGGGATCTACAAG AGAGATGCCGGATCGGATATGAAGAGCAGAATGAGTGGTATTTCTTTAGCCACAAGGATAAGAAGTATCCAACAGGGACAAGGACTAATAGAGCAACCATGGCTGGCTTTTGGAAGGCGACCGGGAGAGACAAGTCAGTTTATGACAAAACAAAACTCATTGGCATGAGGAAAACCCTTGTCTTCTACAAAGGAAGAGCCCCAAATGGGCAGAAAACTGACTGGATCATGCATGAATATCGGCTTGAATCCGATGAAAATGGTCCTCCACAG GAAGAAGGATGGGTAGTTTGTCGTGCATTCAAGAAGCGAACTACTGGCCAAAACAAGAGCATTGAAGGATGGGACTCAAGCTACTTCTATGAGGAATCAAGTGGGGTTAGCTCAGTGGTAGATCCTATGGATTATATAACAAGGCAACCACAAAACTTTTTGGCTCAGAATTTCTTGTGTAAGCAGGAGATAGAAGGAGATAACTTAAGTTTTATGCACTCGGAAAATTTTGTACAGCTTCCTCAGTTAGAGAGCCCATCCCTGCCGTTAATAAAGAGGCCAAGCTCATCAGTATCTTTGATATCAGAGAATAACAACAGTAACAATGAAGTGGAAGAGCAAAATAGAATGTTGTCCAACAACAACACCCAGAAGGTGACTGACTGGAGAGCCCTTGACAAGTTTGTTGCTTCTCAGTTGAGTCAAGAAGATAGATACGACGGTGATGGTGTTTCAAGCTTTGTTGGAGCAGAAAATAACTCATCAGATATGTCATTGCTGTTATTGCAGAGTGGAAGAGACGAAGGGAACAACAAATTTAATGGATTCTTAAGTTCAAGTCCTGACTGTGATATCGGAATATGCATATTTGAGAAATGA
- the LOC7480169 gene encoding NAC domain-containing protein 37 isoform X1, whose product MKNLDKQTKWSGPVSALMRHTLCSSKSALKTSSTVVMMESMESCVPPGFRFHPTDEELVGYYLRKKVASQKIDLDVIREIDLYRIEPWDLQERCRIGYEEQNEWYFFSHKDKKYPTGTRTNRATMAGFWKATGRDKSVYDKTKLIGMRKTLVFYKGRAPNGQKTDWIMHEYRLESDENGPPQASLSTYVTLPPSPPQLICHTIKEEGWVVCRAFKKRTTGQNKSIEGWDSSYFYEESSGVSSVVDPMDYITRQPQNFLAQNFLCKQEIEGDNLSFMHSENFVQLPQLESPSLPLIKRPSSSVSLISENNNSNNEVEEQNRMLSNNNTQKVTDWRALDKFVASQLSQEDRYDGDGVSSFVGAENNSSDMSLLLLQSGRDEGNNKFNGFLSSSPDCDIGICIFEK is encoded by the exons ATGAAAAATCTTGACAAGCAGACAAAATGGTCAGGCCCCGTTTCTGCATTAATGAGACACACACTCTGCAGCAGCAAGAGCGCCCTTAAGa CATCATCAACGGTTGTTATGATGGAGTCAATGGAGTCGTGTGTCCCACCTGGATTCAGGTTTCATCCGACCGATGAAGAGCTTGTTGGCTATTATCTAAGGAAAAAAGTTGCATCGCAAAAGATCGATCTTGATGTTATTAGAGAAATCGATCTTTACAGAATTGAACCATGGGATCTACAAG AGAGATGCCGGATCGGATATGAAGAGCAGAATGAGTGGTATTTCTTTAGCCACAAGGATAAGAAGTATCCAACAGGGACAAGGACTAATAGAGCAACCATGGCTGGCTTTTGGAAGGCGACCGGGAGAGACAAGTCAGTTTATGACAAAACAAAACTCATTGGCATGAGGAAAACCCTTGTCTTCTACAAAGGAAGAGCCCCAAATGGGCAGAAAACTGACTGGATCATGCATGAATATCGGCTTGAATCCGATGAAAATGGTCCTCCACAGGCAAGCTTATCAACTTATGTCACTCTACCCCCCTCCCCTCCTCAATTGATATGTCATACAATAAAG GAAGAAGGATGGGTAGTTTGTCGTGCATTCAAGAAGCGAACTACTGGCCAAAACAAGAGCATTGAAGGATGGGACTCAAGCTACTTCTATGAGGAATCAAGTGGGGTTAGCTCAGTGGTAGATCCTATGGATTATATAACAAGGCAACCACAAAACTTTTTGGCTCAGAATTTCTTGTGTAAGCAGGAGATAGAAGGAGATAACTTAAGTTTTATGCACTCGGAAAATTTTGTACAGCTTCCTCAGTTAGAGAGCCCATCCCTGCCGTTAATAAAGAGGCCAAGCTCATCAGTATCTTTGATATCAGAGAATAACAACAGTAACAATGAAGTGGAAGAGCAAAATAGAATGTTGTCCAACAACAACACCCAGAAGGTGACTGACTGGAGAGCCCTTGACAAGTTTGTTGCTTCTCAGTTGAGTCAAGAAGATAGATACGACGGTGATGGTGTTTCAAGCTTTGTTGGAGCAGAAAATAACTCATCAGATATGTCATTGCTGTTATTGCAGAGTGGAAGAGACGAAGGGAACAACAAATTTAATGGATTCTTAAGTTCAAGTCCTGACTGTGATATCGGAATATGCATATTTGAGAAATGA
- the LOC7480169 gene encoding NAC domain-containing protein 37 isoform X3, with product MYASSTVVMMESMESCVPPGFRFHPTDEELVGYYLRKKVASQKIDLDVIREIDLYRIEPWDLQERCRIGYEEQNEWYFFSHKDKKYPTGTRTNRATMAGFWKATGRDKSVYDKTKLIGMRKTLVFYKGRAPNGQKTDWIMHEYRLESDENGPPQASLSTYVTLPPSPPQLICHTIKEEGWVVCRAFKKRTTGQNKSIEGWDSSYFYEESSGVSSVVDPMDYITRQPQNFLAQNFLCKQEIEGDNLSFMHSENFVQLPQLESPSLPLIKRPSSSVSLISENNNSNNEVEEQNRMLSNNNTQKVTDWRALDKFVASQLSQEDRYDGDGVSSFVGAENNSSDMSLLLLQSGRDEGNNKFNGFLSSSPDCDIGICIFEK from the exons atgtatg CATCATCAACGGTTGTTATGATGGAGTCAATGGAGTCGTGTGTCCCACCTGGATTCAGGTTTCATCCGACCGATGAAGAGCTTGTTGGCTATTATCTAAGGAAAAAAGTTGCATCGCAAAAGATCGATCTTGATGTTATTAGAGAAATCGATCTTTACAGAATTGAACCATGGGATCTACAAG AGAGATGCCGGATCGGATATGAAGAGCAGAATGAGTGGTATTTCTTTAGCCACAAGGATAAGAAGTATCCAACAGGGACAAGGACTAATAGAGCAACCATGGCTGGCTTTTGGAAGGCGACCGGGAGAGACAAGTCAGTTTATGACAAAACAAAACTCATTGGCATGAGGAAAACCCTTGTCTTCTACAAAGGAAGAGCCCCAAATGGGCAGAAAACTGACTGGATCATGCATGAATATCGGCTTGAATCCGATGAAAATGGTCCTCCACAGGCAAGCTTATCAACTTATGTCACTCTACCCCCCTCCCCTCCTCAATTGATATGTCATACAATAAAG GAAGAAGGATGGGTAGTTTGTCGTGCATTCAAGAAGCGAACTACTGGCCAAAACAAGAGCATTGAAGGATGGGACTCAAGCTACTTCTATGAGGAATCAAGTGGGGTTAGCTCAGTGGTAGATCCTATGGATTATATAACAAGGCAACCACAAAACTTTTTGGCTCAGAATTTCTTGTGTAAGCAGGAGATAGAAGGAGATAACTTAAGTTTTATGCACTCGGAAAATTTTGTACAGCTTCCTCAGTTAGAGAGCCCATCCCTGCCGTTAATAAAGAGGCCAAGCTCATCAGTATCTTTGATATCAGAGAATAACAACAGTAACAATGAAGTGGAAGAGCAAAATAGAATGTTGTCCAACAACAACACCCAGAAGGTGACTGACTGGAGAGCCCTTGACAAGTTTGTTGCTTCTCAGTTGAGTCAAGAAGATAGATACGACGGTGATGGTGTTTCAAGCTTTGTTGGAGCAGAAAATAACTCATCAGATATGTCATTGCTGTTATTGCAGAGTGGAAGAGACGAAGGGAACAACAAATTTAATGGATTCTTAAGTTCAAGTCCTGACTGTGATATCGGAATATGCATATTTGAGAAATGA
- the LOC7480169 gene encoding NAC domain-containing protein 37 isoform X4 — MMESMESCVPPGFRFHPTDEELVGYYLRKKVASQKIDLDVIREIDLYRIEPWDLQERCRIGYEEQNEWYFFSHKDKKYPTGTRTNRATMAGFWKATGRDKSVYDKTKLIGMRKTLVFYKGRAPNGQKTDWIMHEYRLESDENGPPQASLSTYVTLPPSPPQLICHTIKEEGWVVCRAFKKRTTGQNKSIEGWDSSYFYEESSGVSSVVDPMDYITRQPQNFLAQNFLCKQEIEGDNLSFMHSENFVQLPQLESPSLPLIKRPSSSVSLISENNNSNNEVEEQNRMLSNNNTQKVTDWRALDKFVASQLSQEDRYDGDGVSSFVGAENNSSDMSLLLLQSGRDEGNNKFNGFLSSSPDCDIGICIFEK, encoded by the exons ATGATGGAGTCAATGGAGTCGTGTGTCCCACCTGGATTCAGGTTTCATCCGACCGATGAAGAGCTTGTTGGCTATTATCTAAGGAAAAAAGTTGCATCGCAAAAGATCGATCTTGATGTTATTAGAGAAATCGATCTTTACAGAATTGAACCATGGGATCTACAAG AGAGATGCCGGATCGGATATGAAGAGCAGAATGAGTGGTATTTCTTTAGCCACAAGGATAAGAAGTATCCAACAGGGACAAGGACTAATAGAGCAACCATGGCTGGCTTTTGGAAGGCGACCGGGAGAGACAAGTCAGTTTATGACAAAACAAAACTCATTGGCATGAGGAAAACCCTTGTCTTCTACAAAGGAAGAGCCCCAAATGGGCAGAAAACTGACTGGATCATGCATGAATATCGGCTTGAATCCGATGAAAATGGTCCTCCACAGGCAAGCTTATCAACTTATGTCACTCTACCCCCCTCCCCTCCTCAATTGATATGTCATACAATAAAG GAAGAAGGATGGGTAGTTTGTCGTGCATTCAAGAAGCGAACTACTGGCCAAAACAAGAGCATTGAAGGATGGGACTCAAGCTACTTCTATGAGGAATCAAGTGGGGTTAGCTCAGTGGTAGATCCTATGGATTATATAACAAGGCAACCACAAAACTTTTTGGCTCAGAATTTCTTGTGTAAGCAGGAGATAGAAGGAGATAACTTAAGTTTTATGCACTCGGAAAATTTTGTACAGCTTCCTCAGTTAGAGAGCCCATCCCTGCCGTTAATAAAGAGGCCAAGCTCATCAGTATCTTTGATATCAGAGAATAACAACAGTAACAATGAAGTGGAAGAGCAAAATAGAATGTTGTCCAACAACAACACCCAGAAGGTGACTGACTGGAGAGCCCTTGACAAGTTTGTTGCTTCTCAGTTGAGTCAAGAAGATAGATACGACGGTGATGGTGTTTCAAGCTTTGTTGGAGCAGAAAATAACTCATCAGATATGTCATTGCTGTTATTGCAGAGTGGAAGAGACGAAGGGAACAACAAATTTAATGGATTCTTAAGTTCAAGTCCTGACTGTGATATCGGAATATGCATATTTGAGAAATGA